From Phacochoerus africanus isolate WHEZ1 chromosome 13, ROS_Pafr_v1, whole genome shotgun sequence, a single genomic window includes:
- the F7 gene encoding coagulation factor VII, translating into MASLWPALLCLLLGLQGSLAAVFIAQEQAHSLLHRLRRANSFLEELWPGSLERECREEQCSFEEAREIFKSEERTRQFWVSYNDGDQCASNPCLNGGSCEDQLQAYICFCPEGFEGRNCETNKNSQLICVNDNGGCEQYCSDHAEAGRACWCHEGYALQEDGVSCEPTVEYPCGKIPVLEKRNDSNPQGRIVGGKVCPKGECPWQAMLKLKGALLCGGALLNTSWVVSAAHCFDRIRSWKDLTVVLGEHDLSQDEGDEQERSVAQVFVPDKYVPGKTDHDLALVRLARPVALTDHVVPLCLPERSFSERTLAFVRFSAVSGWGRLLDRGAKARVLMAIQVPRLMTQDCLEQARRRPGSPSITDNMFCAGYLDGSKDACKGDSGGPHATRFRGTWFLTGVVSWGEGCAATGRFGVYTRVSRYTAWLLGLMGAPPPPSEGLLRAPLP; encoded by the exons ATGGCCTCCCTGTGGCCggcccttctctgcctcctcctcggCCTGCAGGGGTCCCTGGCGGCAG TTTTCATTGCCCAGGAACAAGCCCACAGCCTCCTGCACAGGCTCCGGCGCGCCAACTCATTCCTGGAGGAGCTGTGGCCCGGCTCGCTGGAGAGGGAGTGCAGGGAGGAGCAGTGCTCCTTCGAGGAGGCCCGGGAGATCTTCAAGAGCGAGGAGAGGACG AGGCAGTTCTGGGTTTCCTACAACG ACGGAGACCAGTGCGCCTCGAACCCCTGCCTGAATGGGGGCTCCTGCGAGGACCAGCTCCAGGCCTACATCTGCTTCTGCCCGGAAGGCTTCGAGGGTCGGAACTGCGAAACCA ACAAGAACAGCCAGCTGATCTGCGTGAACGATAACGGGGGCTGCGAGCAGTACTGCAGCGACCACGCGGAGGCCGGGCGCGCCTGCTGGTGCCATGAGGGGTACGCCCTCCAGGAGGACGGGGTGTCCTGTGAGCCCACAG TTGAATATCCGTGTGGAAAAATACCTGTTCTGGAAAAAAGAAACGACAGCAACCCTCAGGGCCGAATCGTAGGTGGCAAGGTCTGCCCCAAAGGCGAGTGTCCCTGGCAG GCCATGCTGAAGCTGAAAGGGGCGCTGCTGTGCGGGGGCGCCCTGCTGAACACCAGCTGGGTGGTCTCTGCAGCCCACTGCTTCGACAGGATCCGGAGCTGGAAGGACCTGACGGTGGTGCTAG GCGAGCACGACCTCAGCCAGGACGAGGGCGACGAGCAGGAGCGGTCAGTCGCCCAGGTCTTCGTCCCCGACAAGTACGTCCCGGGCAAGACGGACCACGACCTGGCCCTGGTCCGCCTGGCGCGGCCCGTGGCCCTCACTGACCACGTGGTGCCCCTCTGCCTACCCGAGCGGAGCTTCTCCGAGAGGACGCTGGCCTTCGTCCGCTTCTCGGCCGTCAGCGGCTGGGGCCGCCTCCTGGACCGCGGTGCCAAGGCGCGCGTGCTCATGGCCATCCAGGTGCCGCGGCTCATGACCCAGGACTGCCTGGAGCAGGCCCGCCGCAGGCCCGGCTCCCCCAGCATCACCGACAACATGTTCTGCGCCGGCTACCTGGACGGCAGCAAGGACGCCTGCAAGGGCGACAGCGGCGGCCCGCACGCCACCCGCTTCCGGGGCACCTGGTTCCTGACGGGTGTCGTCAGCTGGGGTGAGGGCTGTGCGGCCACTGGCCGCTTCGGGGTGTACACGCGGGTCTCCCGGTACACGGCCTGGCTCCTCGGGCTCATGGGcgccccgccgccgccgtcgGAGGGCCTCCTCCGAGCCCCGCTGCCCTAG
- the F10 gene encoding coagulation factor X isoform X1, which produces MVGLPSLVLLSASLAGLLLPGGSVFLPRDRAHSVLERARRANSFLEEMKKGNLERECLEETCSYEEAREVFEDKQKTDEFWNKYKDGDQCESSPCQNQGKCKDGLGEYNCTCAEGFEGKNCELLTRKLCSLDNGDCDQFCREEQSAVVCSCASGYILGDNGKSCISTEPFPCGKRTLGRSRRSADHGSEAAPEAGRSEQEPGDLGPTEGPLHLLSLNDTEPGPEEDEDESSLVRIVGGRDCREGECPWQALLVNEENEGFCGGTILSKFHVLTAAHCLHQAKKFKVRVGDRNLEKEEGDEAAHEVEVTVKHSRFVRETYDFDIAVLKLKTPIAFRTNVAPACLPEKNWAEATLLTQKTGIVSGFGRTHERGRPSSTLKMLEVPYVDRNTCKLSSSFLITPNMFCAGYDEQPEDACQGDSGGPHVTRFRDTYFVTGIVSWGEGCARRGKYGVYTKVTNFLKWIERSMRARAEAGAEPHPQ; this is translated from the exons ATGGTGGGCCTGCCGAGCCTTGTCCTGCTCAGCGCCTCCCTGGCTGGCCTTCTGCTGCCAGGGGGAAGTG TGTTCCTCCCCCGCGACCGGGCCCACAGCGTCCTGGAGAGGGCCCGGAGGGCCAACTCGTTTTTGGAGGAGATGAAGAAGGGCAACCTGGAGAGGGAGTGCCTGGAGGAGACCTGCTCCTACGAGGAGGCCCGCGAGGTCTTCGAGGACAAGCAGAAGACG GATGAATTCTGGAATAAATACAAAG ACGGCGACCAGTGTGAAAGCAGCCCTTGCCAGAACCAGGGCAAGTGCAAAGACGGCCTCGGGGAGTACAACTGCACCTGTGCCGAAGGCTTCGAAGGCAAAAACTGTGAATTAC TCACACGCAAGCTCTGCAGCCTGGACAACGGGGACTGTGACCAGTTCTGCCGGGAGGAGCAGAGCGCGGTGGTCTGCTCCTGCGCCAGCGGGTACATCCTGGGCGACAACGGCAAGTCCTGCATCTCCACAG AGCCCTTCCCCTGTGGGAAGCGCACCCTGGGCCGCAGCAGGAGGTCGGCCGACCACGGCAGCGAGGCTGCCCCTGAAGCCGGCCGGTCGGAGCAGGAGCCCGGAGACCTGGGCCCCACCGAGGGCCCCCTgcacctgctgagcctcaacgaCACGGAGCCCGGCCCCGAGGAGGACGAGGACGAGAGCAGCCTGGTCCGGATAGTGGGCGGGCGGGACTGCAGAGAGGGCGAGTGCCCCTGGCAG GCCCTGCTCGTCAACGAGGAAAACGAGGGCTTCTGTGGCGGCACCATCCTGAGCAAGTTCCACGTGCTCACGGCGGCCCACTGCCTCCACCAGGCCAAGAAATTCAAGGTGAGGGTAG GCGACCGCAacctggagaaggaggagggcgACGAGGCGGCGCACGAGGTGGAGGTGACGGTGAAGCACAGCCGCTTCGTCAGGGAGACCTACGACTTCGACATCGCGGTGCTCAAGCTCAAGACGCCCATCGCCTTCCGCACGAACGTGGCCCCCGCCTGCCTGCCCGAGAAGAACTGGGCCGAGGCCACGCTGCTGACCCAGAAGACGGGCATCGTCAGCGGCTTCGGGCGCACACACGAGCGGGGCCGCCCGTCGTCCACCCTCAAGATGCTGGAGGTGCCCTACGTGGACAGGAACACCTGCAAGCTGTCCAGCAGCTTCCTCATCACCCCCAACATGTTCTGCGCCGGCTACGACGAGCAGCCCGAGGACGCCTGCCAGGGCGACAGCGGCGGCCCCCACGTCACCCGCTTCAGGGACACCTACTTCGTCACCGGCATCGTCAGCTGGGGCGAAGGGTGTGCGCGGAGGGGCAAGTACGGCGTCTACACCAAGGTCACCAACTTCCTCAAGTGGATCGAGAGGTCCATGAGAGCCAGGGCGGAGGCCGGGGCGGAGCCGCACCCCCAGTAA
- the F10 gene encoding coagulation factor X isoform X2 codes for MITYVESPMQSEKTTPKMYLPGKATEYKDEFWNKYKDGDQCESSPCQNQGKCKDGLGEYNCTCAEGFEGKNCELLTRKLCSLDNGDCDQFCREEQSAVVCSCASGYILGDNGKSCISTEPFPCGKRTLGRSRRSADHGSEAAPEAGRSEQEPGDLGPTEGPLHLLSLNDTEPGPEEDEDESSLVRIVGGRDCREGECPWQALLVNEENEGFCGGTILSKFHVLTAAHCLHQAKKFKVRVGDRNLEKEEGDEAAHEVEVTVKHSRFVRETYDFDIAVLKLKTPIAFRTNVAPACLPEKNWAEATLLTQKTGIVSGFGRTHERGRPSSTLKMLEVPYVDRNTCKLSSSFLITPNMFCAGYDEQPEDACQGDSGGPHVTRFRDTYFVTGIVSWGEGCARRGKYGVYTKVTNFLKWIERSMRARAEAGAEPHPQ; via the exons ATGATTACCTATGTAGAAAGTCCCATGCAGTCTGAAAAAACTACTCCTAAAATGTATCTGCCAGGCAAGGCCACAGAATACAAG GATGAATTCTGGAATAAATACAAAG ACGGCGACCAGTGTGAAAGCAGCCCTTGCCAGAACCAGGGCAAGTGCAAAGACGGCCTCGGGGAGTACAACTGCACCTGTGCCGAAGGCTTCGAAGGCAAAAACTGTGAATTAC TCACACGCAAGCTCTGCAGCCTGGACAACGGGGACTGTGACCAGTTCTGCCGGGAGGAGCAGAGCGCGGTGGTCTGCTCCTGCGCCAGCGGGTACATCCTGGGCGACAACGGCAAGTCCTGCATCTCCACAG AGCCCTTCCCCTGTGGGAAGCGCACCCTGGGCCGCAGCAGGAGGTCGGCCGACCACGGCAGCGAGGCTGCCCCTGAAGCCGGCCGGTCGGAGCAGGAGCCCGGAGACCTGGGCCCCACCGAGGGCCCCCTgcacctgctgagcctcaacgaCACGGAGCCCGGCCCCGAGGAGGACGAGGACGAGAGCAGCCTGGTCCGGATAGTGGGCGGGCGGGACTGCAGAGAGGGCGAGTGCCCCTGGCAG GCCCTGCTCGTCAACGAGGAAAACGAGGGCTTCTGTGGCGGCACCATCCTGAGCAAGTTCCACGTGCTCACGGCGGCCCACTGCCTCCACCAGGCCAAGAAATTCAAGGTGAGGGTAG GCGACCGCAacctggagaaggaggagggcgACGAGGCGGCGCACGAGGTGGAGGTGACGGTGAAGCACAGCCGCTTCGTCAGGGAGACCTACGACTTCGACATCGCGGTGCTCAAGCTCAAGACGCCCATCGCCTTCCGCACGAACGTGGCCCCCGCCTGCCTGCCCGAGAAGAACTGGGCCGAGGCCACGCTGCTGACCCAGAAGACGGGCATCGTCAGCGGCTTCGGGCGCACACACGAGCGGGGCCGCCCGTCGTCCACCCTCAAGATGCTGGAGGTGCCCTACGTGGACAGGAACACCTGCAAGCTGTCCAGCAGCTTCCTCATCACCCCCAACATGTTCTGCGCCGGCTACGACGAGCAGCCCGAGGACGCCTGCCAGGGCGACAGCGGCGGCCCCCACGTCACCCGCTTCAGGGACACCTACTTCGTCACCGGCATCGTCAGCTGGGGCGAAGGGTGTGCGCGGAGGGGCAAGTACGGCGTCTACACCAAGGTCACCAACTTCCTCAAGTGGATCGAGAGGTCCATGAGAGCCAGGGCGGAGGCCGGGGCGGAGCCGCACCCCCAGTAA